One window from the genome of Halomicrobium zhouii encodes:
- a CDS encoding DUF7094 domain-containing protein: MRRSSVLLVSLLLLVGGAFAPLGAGADDAAQASPLIVSMDNTSNYLTVPANEVTTTGTTVDGLSLATAIDGDTTGMQSEFIRISFERSFESAANDTEKTAAIRNAADSVERRQQALERRDRAAVSAYANGSMTAAEFTRERARIHRAAAKLRTTIQHVDTVARADDNYSPSARMRVRLADIGGELEVLQGPASEHVSRAASGETPGQMIYAETSGEGYTLAYVTDDSYVRETYLGAERDENATDAFTEADVPRGNAARLRGYELYPWVTNHSLSPAIQGLGRTGIYRFTADFTDGELTAYIDGGTTNVFRESQRHKLSAMPVSNTITAHNDSLDMRVNKTYESGPLHVDLSHNETSVPANATVTVNGEPVGHTGSDGSLWLVEPRGPDRITATTEDNETVSVYLPD, translated from the coding sequence ATGCGTCGAAGTTCCGTCCTACTGGTCTCCCTCCTCCTCCTCGTCGGCGGCGCCTTCGCACCACTGGGTGCCGGCGCCGACGACGCCGCCCAAGCCAGTCCGCTGATCGTGTCGATGGACAACACGTCGAACTACCTCACCGTCCCGGCGAACGAAGTTACGACGACGGGAACGACCGTCGACGGTCTCTCACTCGCGACCGCTATCGACGGCGACACGACCGGGATGCAGAGCGAGTTCATCAGAATCTCCTTCGAGCGATCGTTCGAATCGGCGGCGAACGATACCGAGAAGACTGCTGCGATACGGAACGCCGCCGATAGCGTGGAACGCCGCCAGCAGGCCCTCGAACGCCGTGACAGGGCCGCCGTGTCCGCGTACGCCAACGGATCGATGACCGCGGCCGAGTTCACCCGCGAACGGGCCCGGATCCACCGGGCGGCCGCAAAGCTACGGACGACGATCCAGCACGTCGACACCGTCGCTCGCGCCGACGACAACTACTCCCCCTCGGCGAGAATGCGCGTCAGACTGGCGGATATCGGTGGCGAACTCGAGGTACTCCAGGGACCGGCGAGCGAACACGTCAGCCGGGCCGCGAGCGGGGAGACGCCCGGCCAGATGATCTACGCCGAAACCTCCGGTGAGGGGTACACGCTGGCCTACGTCACCGACGACTCCTACGTGCGCGAGACGTACCTCGGAGCCGAGCGAGACGAGAACGCGACGGACGCCTTCACCGAAGCCGACGTGCCCCGCGGCAACGCCGCCCGGCTCCGCGGCTACGAACTGTACCCGTGGGTCACGAACCACTCGCTCTCCCCCGCCATCCAGGGACTAGGACGGACCGGCATCTACCGGTTCACGGCGGACTTTACCGACGGTGAACTGACCGCGTACATCGACGGCGGCACGACGAACGTGTTCCGCGAGTCCCAGCGCCACAAACTCTCGGCCATGCCGGTCAGCAACACGATAACCGCCCACAACGACTCGCTCGACATGCGCGTGAACAAGACCTACGAGAGCGGCCCACTCCACGTCGACCTCTCACACAACGAGACATCCGTCCCGGCGAACGCGACGGTCACGGTCAACGGCGAACCGGTCGGCCACACCGGATCCGACGGGAGTCTCTGGCTCGTCGAACCCCGTGGACCCGACCGGATCACCGCTACTACCGAGGACAACGAAACCGTGAGCGTCTACCTCCCCGACTGA
- a CDS encoding polyprenyl synthetase family protein: MEYLERRRDQVEDRLVEVLDGVEPGELADQVRHVTLAGGKRVRPTVTVLVCEALGGEPTDATDYAVGIELVHNASLVIDDIIDESDVRRGTPSAWAEYGHGPAIIASDGLLGEAFGLFSADERAMQAVSEAMVELGEGEATELVAQPASEDEYMELARRKTGALFRAAAELGAIAADADAYTVEAFGTYAERVGVAFQIRDDVLDATADSEKLGKPAGQDAEMERPSFVEVTGLAPEEANERARAESDAALEALSTVDAPDSQAMEYLRDLAEFVVVREK, translated from the coding sequence ATGGAATACCTGGAACGGCGCCGGGACCAGGTGGAGGACCGCCTGGTCGAGGTGCTCGACGGCGTCGAGCCCGGCGAGCTCGCCGACCAGGTCCGGCACGTCACGCTCGCGGGCGGCAAGCGCGTTCGCCCGACGGTGACCGTCCTCGTCTGTGAGGCACTGGGCGGCGAGCCGACCGACGCCACAGACTACGCCGTCGGCATCGAACTCGTCCACAACGCCTCGCTCGTCATCGACGACATCATCGACGAGTCCGACGTCCGGCGGGGGACGCCCTCGGCGTGGGCCGAGTACGGCCACGGGCCGGCGATCATCGCCTCCGACGGGCTGCTCGGCGAGGCGTTCGGGCTGTTCTCGGCCGACGAGCGCGCGATGCAGGCCGTCTCCGAGGCGATGGTCGAACTCGGCGAGGGGGAGGCGACGGAACTCGTCGCCCAGCCCGCCTCGGAGGACGAATACATGGAACTGGCCCGCCGGAAGACCGGCGCGCTCTTTCGTGCCGCCGCGGAGCTGGGCGCCATCGCCGCCGACGCCGACGCCTACACCGTCGAGGCCTTCGGCACCTACGCCGAGCGCGTCGGCGTCGCTTTCCAGATCCGCGACGACGTGCTGGACGCGACGGCCGACTCAGAGAAACTCGGCAAACCCGCCGGCCAGGACGCCGAGATGGAACGGCCCTCGTTCGTGGAGGTGACCGGCCTGGCGCCCGAGGAGGCCAACGAGCGGGCCCGCGCCGAGTCCGACGCCGCCCTGGAGGCGCTCTCGACCGTCGACGCGCCGGATTCGCAGGCGATGGAGTACCTCCGTGACCTGGCGGAGTTCGTGGTCGTTCGGGAGAAGTAG
- a CDS encoding molybdopterin-dependent oxidoreductase, with protein MRLGTKDRAVVYALDRLEPPPRAVDWSLAATIAVLVGTGLYSLVVGDPSGAWVFDVHAVAAFALVVLLAFKLRRVATRLRPNRLTRVRFVSILLALTALGALGTGLWWAFGGSVRVGPWGLLMVHMTLGVAVPVVLLWHLRHRYHSPAGATHQGRRTALQYAAVVGLSALAWRGQRAANDLLDTAGSDRRFTGSREEGSGEGNAFPVTSWVADDPTPVDVEDWELRVDGLVDDPATLGVDDLGLGDETADDERGDLATDAERRAVLDCTSGWYSDHDWRGLAVGDLLDAVEPTDDARWVQFRSVTGYRWSLPVEEAREALLATHVDGERISHDHGFPMRLVAPGRRGFQWVKWVTDVRATRRRDFSESVAIFVSGFEE; from the coding sequence ATGCGTCTGGGTACCAAAGATCGTGCCGTGGTGTACGCGCTCGACCGCCTCGAACCACCGCCGCGAGCCGTCGACTGGAGCCTCGCGGCGACTATCGCCGTCCTCGTCGGGACGGGGCTCTACAGCCTCGTCGTCGGCGATCCGAGCGGTGCGTGGGTGTTCGACGTCCACGCCGTCGCGGCCTTCGCGCTCGTCGTCCTGCTGGCCTTCAAGCTTCGCCGGGTGGCCACCCGCCTCCGCCCAAACAGGCTCACGCGCGTGCGCTTCGTCTCTATACTCCTCGCTCTCACCGCTCTCGGTGCGCTCGGAACCGGACTCTGGTGGGCGTTCGGCGGGTCGGTCCGGGTCGGCCCGTGGGGACTCCTGATGGTCCACATGACCCTCGGCGTCGCGGTGCCGGTCGTTTTGCTCTGGCATCTCCGCCACCGCTATCACTCGCCCGCCGGGGCCACGCACCAGGGCCGACGGACCGCGCTACAGTACGCCGCCGTCGTCGGGCTGAGCGCGCTGGCCTGGCGCGGCCAGCGGGCGGCCAACGACCTGCTCGACACGGCTGGTTCGGACCGGCGGTTCACCGGCTCCCGCGAGGAGGGCAGCGGCGAGGGGAACGCCTTCCCGGTGACCAGCTGGGTCGCCGACGACCCGACCCCCGTCGACGTCGAGGACTGGGAACTCCGGGTCGACGGACTCGTCGACGACCCCGCGACGCTCGGCGTGGACGACCTGGGGCTCGGTGACGAGACGGCCGACGACGAGCGGGGCGATCTGGCGACCGACGCCGAACGGCGCGCGGTGCTCGACTGCACCAGCGGCTGGTACTCCGACCACGACTGGCGCGGCCTGGCCGTCGGTGACCTGCTCGACGCCGTGGAACCGACCGACGACGCTCGCTGGGTCCAGTTCCGCTCGGTGACGGGCTACCGCTGGTCACTCCCCGTCGAGGAAGCCCGGGAAGCGCTACTGGCGACCCACGTCGACGGCGAACGGATCAGCCACGACCACGGCTTTCCGATGCGACTCGTCGCGCCCGGCCGGCGCGGCTTCCAGTGGGTCAAGTGGGTGACCGACGTCCGGGCGACGAGGCGACGTGATTTCAGTGAGTCCGTCGCTATCTTCGTGAGCGGGTTCGAGGAGTGA
- a CDS encoding helix-turn-helix transcriptional regulator, whose product MSARFRPALLALLALTVAVAPLAAAGASLPSATGSATATQTTATPTEPMPPETTQIEIRLQANGDADWTIRTRLDATTEEENATFRDLANQYESGQKTPPWLDTVRAAAAASSQASGRQMNVTDERFTSDVNSSTFTLRFTWTNFAREEGDHMVVDDAFNTTRGTWLDGLTESQELAIQLPEGYGLHNAPDGAQFSYEDTTSLHWYGPEQFDPGYMEIVFSGDASPDGPGPEGPEAFLLEGLFLVSLCIIAVGAYVYTRRNGELPSPTVGNDGGSEPPSAGPPTTAQSTDDGEETATTGTVEPTTEETEPDDDVDEELLSDEERVERLLEANGGRMKQASIVKETGWSNAKVSQLLSTMEDDGAINKLRIGRENLISFPDEDVTEFDQD is encoded by the coding sequence ATGTCCGCCCGGTTCCGTCCCGCCCTCCTCGCCCTCCTCGCGCTCACGGTGGCCGTCGCGCCGCTGGCGGCCGCCGGGGCGTCCCTCCCGTCAGCGACTGGATCCGCCACCGCGACCCAGACGACGGCGACGCCCACGGAGCCGATGCCCCCGGAGACGACCCAGATCGAGATCCGGCTGCAAGCGAACGGTGACGCCGACTGGACGATACGGACGCGCCTCGACGCCACGACCGAGGAAGAGAACGCGACGTTCCGCGACCTGGCGAACCAGTACGAGAGCGGGCAGAAGACCCCGCCGTGGCTCGATACAGTTCGCGCCGCTGCCGCTGCGTCGTCCCAGGCGAGCGGCCGCCAGATGAACGTCACCGACGAACGGTTCACCAGCGACGTCAACAGCTCCACGTTCACTCTTCGCTTCACCTGGACCAACTTCGCGCGCGAGGAAGGTGACCACATGGTCGTCGACGACGCGTTCAACACGACACGGGGCACCTGGCTCGACGGGCTGACCGAGAGCCAGGAACTGGCGATACAGCTACCAGAGGGATACGGGCTCCACAACGCGCCCGACGGCGCCCAGTTCTCTTACGAAGACACGACCAGTCTCCACTGGTACGGGCCGGAACAGTTCGACCCCGGATACATGGAAATCGTCTTCAGCGGAGACGCCTCGCCGGACGGTCCGGGCCCAGAAGGCCCCGAAGCATTCCTCCTGGAAGGGCTCTTCCTCGTCAGTCTCTGCATCATCGCCGTCGGCGCGTACGTCTACACGCGACGGAACGGCGAGTTGCCGTCGCCCACGGTCGGGAACGACGGCGGATCCGAACCGCCATCGGCGGGGCCGCCCACGACGGCGCAGTCCACCGACGACGGCGAGGAGACGGCCACGACGGGCACCGTCGAACCGACCACCGAGGAAACCGAACCGGACGACGACGTCGACGAGGAACTGCTCAGCGACGAGGAGCGCGTCGAACGGCTCCTCGAGGCCAACGGCGGCCGGATGAAACAGGCGAGTATCGTCAAGGAGACGGGCTGGTCGAACGCGAAGGTGTCCCAGTTGCTCTCCACGATGGAGGACGACGGGGCGATAAACAAACTCCGCATCGGTCGCGAGAACCTCATCTCCTTCCCGGACGAGGACGTCACCGAATTCGACCAGGACTGA
- a CDS encoding type IV pilin, producing MGRAVAPVVGVALLLAITVLAASAVGTAALLLETPDEPTSAAVSLSVDADTDRFRFTHRGGETLNVSRLSLSVTVEGTPLAEQPPVPFFAATGFVSGPTGPFNSGGDTRWRAGETAGFRLASTNSPAIDEGDQVTARIAREKQTIVVVRSRAG from the coding sequence ATGGGCCGCGCCGTGGCGCCCGTCGTCGGGGTCGCTCTCCTCCTAGCGATTACTGTGCTGGCTGCCTCTGCCGTCGGGACGGCGGCGCTCCTGCTCGAAACACCCGACGAACCCACCAGCGCCGCGGTGTCGCTGTCGGTCGACGCCGATACCGACCGCTTCCGCTTCACGCACCGCGGCGGCGAGACGCTAAACGTCAGTCGCCTCTCCCTCTCGGTCACGGTCGAGGGGACGCCGCTCGCCGAGCAACCGCCGGTCCCCTTCTTCGCAGCGACGGGCTTCGTGAGTGGTCCGACGGGACCGTTCAACAGCGGTGGCGACACGCGCTGGCGCGCCGGCGAGACCGCCGGATTCAGGCTCGCCTCGACGAACTCACCGGCGATCGACGAGGGCGACCAGGTGACTGCTCGGATCGCGCGGGAGAAGCAGACTATCGTTGTCGTGCGGTCGCGGGCCGGTTAG
- a CDS encoding lamin tail domain-containing protein has product MDRRRRRRRRHTLVLLVTLAVALSGCGAVSVPTEGPPSGPDVTASPAAPNATGDPGVPADGDSRAATVTRVVDGDTVEVSYPDGSTDAVRLVGVDAPETRGETNPAEFEGVPDNESGRACLADAGDRASTTLTEWVDGADVTLVVDPETDTRDQYDRLLAYVVRDDANLNYQLVARGYARVYDTSFTRADSFYAAESDARQASLGVWQCADPASRSASDGLDVRVVADAPGNDNENLNGEFVVLTNDGDESLDIGGWTVGDEAGREYTFPDGASVAAGGSVRLYSGSGTDNETAYFWAANGAVWNNDGDAVTVRNEDGAVVARESY; this is encoded by the coding sequence ATGGACCGCCGACGCCGCCGACGGCGCCGCCACACGCTGGTGCTCCTGGTCACGCTCGCCGTCGCGCTGTCGGGCTGTGGCGCGGTTTCGGTCCCCACCGAGGGGCCGCCGAGCGGCCCGGACGTGACGGCCAGCCCGGCCGCACCGAACGCGACGGGCGATCCGGGCGTCCCTGCCGACGGCGACAGCCGGGCGGCAACAGTGACGCGAGTCGTCGACGGCGACACCGTCGAGGTCAGCTATCCCGACGGCTCGACGGACGCCGTCCGGCTGGTCGGCGTCGACGCCCCCGAGACCCGCGGCGAGACGAACCCGGCGGAGTTCGAAGGCGTGCCCGACAACGAGTCCGGGCGGGCCTGCCTCGCCGACGCGGGTGACCGGGCGTCCACCACCCTGACCGAGTGGGTCGACGGGGCCGACGTCACCCTCGTCGTCGACCCCGAGACCGACACGCGGGACCAGTACGACCGCCTGCTCGCCTACGTCGTGCGGGACGACGCGAACCTGAACTACCAGCTCGTCGCCCGTGGGTACGCCCGCGTCTACGATACCTCGTTCACTCGCGCCGATTCGTTCTACGCCGCCGAGTCCGATGCCCGGCAGGCCAGTCTCGGCGTCTGGCAGTGCGCCGACCCCGCGTCCCGGAGCGCGAGCGACGGTCTCGACGTCCGCGTCGTCGCGGACGCACCCGGCAACGACAACGAGAACCTCAACGGCGAGTTCGTCGTCCTGACGAACGACGGTGACGAGTCCCTGGATATCGGCGGCTGGACGGTCGGCGACGAGGCCGGCCGCGAGTACACCTTTCCGGACGGCGCGTCGGTCGCTGCCGGGGGCTCGGTCCGGCTCTACTCCGGGTCCGGGACCGACAACGAGACCGCTTACTTCTGGGCCGCGAACGGCGCCGTCTGGAACAACGACGGCGACGCGGTGACCGTGCGGAACGAGGACGGGGCCGTCGTCGCCCGGGAGTCGTACTGA
- a CDS encoding RNA-binding domain-containing protein, with product MTTIYQIDVQITAPVADTEVTDRVADAITNLFPNADPEFRHGELLAETHDMDHFSELLHRFEILDTARSVFFDELAGDTIAFDLKKQAAFEERINFAVGDPAELGDIHVRVRVNEPSAEEFIDHVAPPTEQGKPVDLDG from the coding sequence ATGACCACCATCTACCAGATCGACGTTCAGATAACGGCCCCCGTCGCCGACACCGAGGTGACCGACCGGGTCGCCGACGCCATCACGAACCTCTTCCCGAACGCCGACCCCGAGTTCCGCCACGGCGAGCTGCTGGCCGAGACCCACGACATGGACCACTTCTCGGAACTCCTCCACCGCTTCGAGATCCTCGACACCGCCCGGTCGGTGTTCTTCGACGAACTGGCGGGCGACACCATCGCCTTCGACCTGAAGAAACAGGCGGCCTTCGAGGAGCGGATCAACTTCGCCGTCGGCGACCCCGCCGAACTGGGCGACATCCACGTCCGCGTGCGCGTGAACGAGCCCTCCGCCGAGGAGTTCATCGACCACGTCGCGCCGCCGACGGAGCAAGGCAAACCGGTCGACCTCGACGGGTGA
- a CDS encoding methyltransferase domain-containing protein — protein sequence MGVLEDKSRARTFYKYLSKVYDRVNPFIWNEEMRDEAIGLLGLEPDDDVLDVGCGTGFATEGLLEHVDQVHGLDQSEHQLERAVGKFGTDGPVEFCRGDAERLPFDDDSFDVVWSSGSIEYWPNPVVALRECRRVTRPGGQVLIVGPDYPNQTVFQKLADAIMLFYDEEEADRMFHEAGFDSWRHHIQQSRPGSPRAITTHAQVPEN from the coding sequence ATGGGAGTGCTCGAAGACAAGTCTCGCGCGCGCACGTTCTACAAATATCTCTCGAAGGTGTACGACCGGGTGAACCCGTTCATCTGGAACGAGGAGATGCGCGACGAGGCCATCGGGCTGCTGGGGCTGGAGCCGGACGACGACGTCCTCGACGTGGGGTGTGGCACCGGTTTCGCCACAGAGGGGTTACTCGAACACGTCGACCAGGTCCACGGCCTCGACCAGAGTGAACACCAGCTGGAACGGGCCGTCGGCAAGTTCGGGACGGACGGGCCGGTGGAGTTCTGCCGCGGCGACGCCGAGCGCCTCCCCTTCGACGACGACTCCTTCGACGTCGTCTGGTCCTCGGGCTCCATCGAGTACTGGCCCAACCCCGTCGTCGCGCTGCGGGAGTGCCGGCGCGTGACGCGGCCGGGCGGCCAGGTGCTGATCGTCGGCCCCGACTACCCCAACCAGACGGTGTTCCAGAAGCTCGCCGACGCCATCATGCTGTTCTACGACGAGGAGGAGGCCGACCGGATGTTCCACGAGGCGGGCTTCGACAGCTGGCGCCACCACATCCAGCAGTCTCGACCAGGGAGCCCGCGGGCGATTACGACGCACGCGCAGGTTCCCGAGAACTAA
- a CDS encoding electron transfer flavoprotein subunit alpha/FixB family protein, whose protein sequence is MTVLAVAEHRRGELRDVSDQLVAAGYDLAAETDSELHVAVVGGDTAEYGDRLNRPGVDVVHTVEAGAEFNHDVSVQAVEQLVDAVDPTVLLLAHTVNGMDYAPAVASRLDRPLVTDAVDLAVGDDLTVTRELYGSKVETTVDVHADRAVVTVRPGEWPPADGNGEASIEAFDATIDESQVRSTVTGFEEAVSGDVDITDADVLVSVGRGIEEEENLDLVRDLADALGATLSASRPIVDNGWLPADRQVGQSGKVVTPDVYLAIGISGAVQHVAGMKGADTIVAINTDPNAPIFDIADYGIVDDLFDVVPALTEEFSG, encoded by the coding sequence GTGACGGTCCTCGCCGTCGCGGAACACCGCCGCGGCGAACTCCGGGACGTGAGCGACCAGCTCGTCGCTGCCGGGTACGACCTCGCGGCCGAGACCGACAGCGAGCTCCACGTAGCCGTCGTCGGCGGCGACACGGCGGAGTACGGCGATCGACTGAACCGACCGGGCGTCGACGTCGTCCACACCGTCGAGGCCGGTGCGGAGTTCAACCACGACGTCTCCGTCCAGGCGGTCGAACAGCTGGTCGACGCCGTCGACCCGACCGTCCTCCTCCTGGCCCACACCGTCAACGGGATGGACTACGCCCCCGCCGTGGCGAGCCGGCTCGACCGACCGCTGGTCACCGACGCGGTCGACCTGGCCGTCGGCGACGACCTGACGGTGACGCGCGAACTGTACGGCTCGAAGGTGGAGACGACCGTCGACGTCCACGCCGACCGCGCCGTCGTGACGGTCCGGCCCGGCGAGTGGCCGCCCGCGGACGGGAACGGCGAGGCCAGCATCGAGGCGTTCGACGCGACGATCGACGAGTCACAGGTCCGTTCGACGGTCACCGGGTTCGAGGAGGCCGTCAGCGGCGACGTCGACATCACTGACGCCGACGTCCTGGTCTCGGTCGGCCGCGGCATCGAGGAAGAGGAGAACCTCGACCTCGTCCGCGACCTGGCCGACGCCCTCGGCGCGACGCTCTCGGCGTCCCGACCGATCGTCGACAACGGCTGGCTCCCCGCCGACCGCCAGGTCGGTCAGTCCGGCAAGGTCGTCACGCCGGACGTCTACCTCGCCATCGGCATCTCCGGGGCCGTCCAGCACGTCGCCGGAATGAAGGGCGCCGACACCATCGTCGCCATCAACACCGACCCGAACGCGCCCATCTTCGACATCGCCGACTACGGCATCGTCGACGACCTCTTCGACGTCGTTCCGGCGCTCACCGAGGAGTTCTCCGGGTAA
- a CDS encoding YccF domain-containing protein has product MAQRSFPVRALWFVFVGWWLTPILVNVAWFCNATILLIPVGIKLTNLVPTALTLAEPRSLEDPDSARGQQSLAVRAVYFVFVGWWLSWLWANAASFLAITIVGLPVAIWMFNRLPYVTSLYRFHG; this is encoded by the coding sequence ATGGCACAACGATCGTTCCCGGTTCGCGCCCTCTGGTTCGTCTTCGTCGGCTGGTGGCTCACGCCGATACTCGTCAACGTCGCCTGGTTCTGCAACGCGACGATCCTCCTGATCCCGGTCGGGATCAAGCTGACGAACCTGGTGCCGACGGCGCTCACGCTGGCCGAACCCCGGTCGCTCGAGGACCCCGATTCCGCCCGCGGGCAACAGTCGCTCGCGGTGCGTGCGGTCTACTTCGTCTTCGTCGGCTGGTGGCTCTCGTGGCTCTGGGCAAACGCCGCGTCGTTCCTGGCGATAACCATCGTCGGGCTCCCGGTCGCTATCTGGATGTTCAACCGGCTCCCCTACGTCACGTCGCTGTACCGGTTCCACGGGTGA
- a CDS encoding electron transfer flavoprotein subunit beta/FixA family protein — protein sequence MKILVTVKEVTVVDDEFEIDGLSIDDRYVTYDLNEWDEYAVEEAVTIAEDVDDVEVVTVTIGPERAEETIRQALAKGTDRAVRVWDDRLAEASMLDPATKARLLGAVAEEEDPDLVLTGVQSGDDSLGATGVSLAERLDMGWAAVVNQLDLSADEGVAHVHRELEGGVDEITDVELPAVLTIQTGINDPRYASLRGIRQAQSKDLAVKSLDDLGLGPDALESPIEQTALYEPETEGEAALFEGSAEETAGELAGLLREKGVGQ from the coding sequence GTGAAAATTCTTGTCACGGTCAAGGAGGTGACCGTCGTCGACGACGAGTTCGAGATCGACGGGCTCTCGATCGACGACCGGTACGTGACCTACGACCTCAACGAGTGGGACGAGTACGCTGTCGAGGAGGCCGTCACCATCGCCGAGGACGTCGACGACGTGGAGGTGGTGACCGTCACCATCGGCCCGGAGCGCGCCGAGGAGACCATCCGGCAGGCGCTGGCCAAGGGCACCGACCGGGCCGTCCGCGTCTGGGACGACCGACTGGCGGAGGCCAGCATGCTGGACCCGGCGACGAAAGCACGCCTGCTCGGTGCCGTCGCCGAGGAGGAAGACCCCGACCTCGTCCTGACCGGCGTGCAGTCGGGCGACGACAGCCTGGGCGCCACCGGCGTCTCGCTGGCCGAACGGCTCGATATGGGGTGGGCAGCGGTCGTCAACCAGCTGGATCTCAGTGCGGACGAGGGTGTGGCGCACGTCCACCGCGAACTCGAGGGCGGCGTCGACGAGATTACCGACGTCGAGCTCCCGGCGGTGTTGACCATCCAGACCGGTATCAACGACCCGCGGTACGCCAGCCTCCGCGGGATTCGCCAGGCCCAGAGCAAGGACCTCGCCGTGAAATCGCTCGACGACCTCGGGCTGGGTCCCGACGCCCTCGAGAGCCCCATCGAACAGACGGCGCTGTACGAACCCGAGACCGAGGGCGAGGCCGCCCTGTTCGAGGGGAGCGCCGAGGAGACGGCCGGTGAACTCGCTGGCCTCCTCCGGGAGAAGGGGGTGGGCCAGTGA
- a CDS encoding AAA family ATPase codes for MTVIATVGLPGSGKGEAANVAAELDVPVVTMGDVIRAECRDRDLDPATHHGQVAQALREENGPAAIAERSLPLIEDALEDSDVVLVDGVRSGVEVDEFEAAFDGEFALVSIEAPFDVRADRIDERGRDKGSDEGGESLEERDERELGFGMGEAIDRADVSIDNTDSLDTFRARIRTLLTEGVAAYRSQYSQ; via the coding sequence ATGACAGTCATCGCGACGGTCGGCCTGCCCGGCAGCGGCAAGGGCGAGGCCGCGAACGTCGCCGCAGAACTCGACGTCCCCGTCGTGACGATGGGCGACGTCATCCGCGCGGAGTGTCGCGACCGCGACCTCGACCCGGCGACGCACCACGGCCAGGTCGCACAGGCGCTGCGCGAGGAGAACGGCCCGGCGGCCATCGCCGAGCGCTCGCTGCCGCTGATCGAGGACGCACTGGAAGACAGCGACGTCGTCCTCGTCGACGGCGTCCGCTCTGGCGTCGAAGTCGACGAGTTCGAGGCGGCCTTCGACGGGGAGTTCGCGCTCGTCAGCATCGAGGCTCCCTTCGACGTGCGCGCGGACCGCATCGACGAGCGCGGCCGCGACAAGGGTAGCGACGAGGGCGGCGAATCCCTCGAGGAGCGCGACGAGCGCGAACTCGGCTTCGGCATGGGCGAGGCCATCGACCGCGCCGACGTCAGTATCGACAACACCGACAGCCTCGACACCTTCCGTGCCCGGATCCGGACACTATTGACCGAGGGCGTCGCCGCCTACCGGAGCCAGTACAGCCAGTGA
- a CDS encoding HAD family hydrolase, with protein MATDTVVCFDLDGTLVHFDRAYDRILAEAFDQHLSVTDDGHLDAYDEAFFAAFDALEADPYDTGVAALADHPDVEPELDHDELVATIREAEYAASFVPDAARACLAELAADDHTTLAVVTDGVGDWQRAKLDHHGLTEYFDEVIVSYDVGGHKTDGAPYDEIRDRLDADEYVMVGDDYESDVEGARAAGFVPIHYENDDDGPELFATLRAMM; from the coding sequence ATGGCCACCGACACCGTCGTCTGTTTCGACCTCGACGGGACCCTGGTCCACTTCGACCGGGCGTACGACCGCATCCTCGCCGAAGCGTTCGATCAGCACCTCTCCGTCACCGACGACGGACACCTCGACGCCTACGACGAGGCCTTCTTCGCGGCGTTCGACGCGCTGGAGGCCGACCCCTACGACACCGGCGTCGCGGCCCTCGCCGACCACCCGGACGTGGAGCCCGAACTGGACCACGACGAACTGGTCGCGACCATCCGCGAAGCAGAGTACGCGGCGTCGTTCGTCCCCGACGCCGCCCGGGCGTGCCTGGCCGAACTCGCCGCGGACGATCACACCACCCTCGCCGTCGTCACCGACGGCGTCGGCGACTGGCAGCGAGCCAAACTGGACCACCACGGGCTGACCGAGTACTTCGACGAAGTGATCGTCTCCTACGACGTCGGCGGCCACAAGACCGACGGCGCGCCCTACGACGAAATTCGGGACCGCCTCGACGCCGACGAGTACGTCATGGTCGGCGACGACTACGAGTCCGACGTCGAGGGCGCGCGTGCGGCCGGGTTCGTCCCGATCCACTACGAGAACGACGACGACGGACCCGAGCTATTTGCGACGCTCCGTGCGATGATGTGA